The segment TTGAGGCTAGGTACCTCAGAAATTGACAGACTACGTGGTGCTGATTTGAAGAATCTGTTGCGTGAAAGAAAATTAGTACTCATTTTGGACTTGGATCACACACTGATCAACTCGACCAAACTCCAAGATATTTCTTCTGCTGAAAAAGATTTGGGTATTCAGACTGCTGCTTCAAAAGGTAATATTATATAATTGTATAATAAGTTTTGAGATCTTGTAGTCATCTTGTGTTGAAGTTATATTTTATTACCATGAGCATAAGGTACCACCTCTGATTGCAACTATATAGATTTCCATTATGTTGTCATGATATATTTTGTCAACTTTCGATTTTTACATGATTTTATGAAAGATGACATGAGTAACACTTTCTTTTATACATCTACTACATCataaaatttatatttatttacAAAATTGTTTTTGAAAATAGAGTAGTGGGTACTGGCCAATGTTGCCTGTTTTGCTAGACAATGGAAATAAAAAGATAGCATGTATGTTTGAATGTGGACTCGAATGCATATAGTTTACTGAGTGAAGGGCAGAGCCAATATGTTTGTATAAGCAGCTAGCATTTCACGATATAAAATAGAAGTTCAATGCCACTACTCATGGCATGTCTACATGCTTTAGCATATTCCTGCATAATGTGGTTTTAGTTACAGATTGAAATTATGAAGAACTTTAGGGCCCTCTAGTTCCTCTATCTTTTGTTCTCAGACAAACATTTTTATGGCTCAGTGCAGTTAGCATCAGTTGGTATTACCTATAAATGAACTTTACAAGTCTTTTCTAACGTCTATCCTATTAAGCAGAGTAATAATGATTAATAACTTTTATATAATTACAAATGATTATTTTCTTGCAGCTGTCTATGTTTCATCTCCTTTGACCCTTGCTGAAACTGTTGGTTCTTATCCATGAATGTATAGAACATAGCTAGTGAACCCCTCATTTTCTAAGTGCAGATGATCCAAACAGAAGCATCTTTTCACTAGATTCAATGCAGATGCTCACAAAGTTGAGACCATTTGTCCGAGAATTTCTGAAAGAAGCAAGCAATATGTTTGAGATGTATATATACACCATGGGTGACAAAGCCTATGCAATTGAAATTGCGAAGCTTCTTGACCCTAGTAACATCTATTTTCCTTCGAAAGTGATTTCAAACTCAGATTGCACTCAGCGACACCAGAAAGGTCTTGATGTGATTCTTGGAGCTGAAAGTGTTGCAGTGATTCTTGATGACACTGAGTATGTAAGTCTTATTGTTAAATGACTATTTGCAGAAGTATGTGCATTTTCTGTCCAATAGGGCAAGCTAATTCGGAACAGTTTTATTTTATGTAACCAAAAGTCACATTATTTGACATGAATTTCATTGGCGAAGCTCGGTCTTACTGTCTCACTATAGAATACTCTGGTCACTTGTAAGTGTTCCTGGTCAGTAACTGCTCTTTGTTTCCTGTTTGCTCCCAACATATAGATTTAAAAATAGAAACATCTATGATCTATCCTCAATTATGAAAGTATAATGATTATCCTCAATGTGTAGAAGCTGGTAGGACCATGTTATTCGTGCTTAGAGTGGTCAAAACTTCTGTTTTTTATTGTCATTTGCCATTCATGGCTGACCAGCCTGAAAAATGGTATTGTGTTTCAGGTATGGCAGAAGCATAAAGAGAACCTGATTCTGATGGAGAGATATCATTTCTTTGCTTCAAGCTGCCGACAATTTGGTTTTGGTGTTAGATCTTTGTCAGAGTCGATGCAAGATGAAAGGGAGAGTGATGGTGCTTTGGCTACTGTTTTAGATGTCTTGAAGCGCATACACTCGATTTTCTTTGACTTGGTTGGTTTCTTCAGTTCAAAGTTTTATTATATTTTATCATTCTTTCTTTCTATTGTCTATTCATCACAGTAGACTGGAATCTTGTAAGAACAAAAGTTTTTCATCTCTAATCATTTGTCCTTGTACTTCTCTTATGTAGGCTGTTGAAACTGATCTTTCTTCACAGGATGTAAGACAGGTAGGCTTTGCATATATCCTTTGTGCTGCCTTTTATGCTTTAAGAACTATTTATGTTTTTCTTAAGAGTAGGTGAATTGCGTTTTATCAATTTTAAAATAACTGAACTATAGCTTGCTTAACATATCTTTTATGTGGCGTAGCTTACAGATCTCATTTGTAATTGTCTGTTTCTTGTGTTTGTATGCCCCCTTATAGGTGATCAAGGCGGTACGGAAGGAAATACTGCAAGGTTGCAAAATAGTCTTCAGTCGGGTGTTCCCAAACAATACTCGCCCACAGGAGCAGATGCTCTGGAAGATGGCCGAGCATCTGGGTGCTGTTTGCTCTACAGATGTGGATTCCAGTGTCACCCATGTTGTAACTGTGGATCTGGGAACAGAGAAGGCTCGCTGGGGTGTTGCCAACAAGAAGTTCTTGGTCCACCCACGCTGGATTGAAGCAGCAAATTTCCGGTGGCATAGGCAGCCGGAGGAAGATTTTCCTGTCACTGCCCCGAAGGAAAAGAGCAGAGATATAGATAATGCTGTGGCTGGCAAGAAGGAAACCAGCAAGGATAAAGAGAAGGAAACGATGAAGGGCAAGGAAGAAAATGCTGCAGCTGGCCAGAAGGAAACGATGAAGGACAAGGAAGAAAATACTGTGGCTGACCAGAAGGAAACGGGGAACGATGAAACAAATGTAGCCGGTCAGGAGAAAGATGGTGCCAAAGAAAATGCTGTGGCCACATCTACTACAGGTTATCCTACTGACTCGTAATCTATGTTGGGCTCCAAAGGTATCTGACACATAGTGTAGGCATGCAGGTTTGGTAAGGGGGATGGAAATTCAGCTTTTGTTATTATCCGTTCGTGCTGGCCCAGGATTTTAGATCTGGTCCATTGCAATTTTTGCTGCTGACCTGAAGCTGATTGGGCCTCCGCCCCTATAACTTTTACACAACG is part of the Sorghum bicolor cultivar BTx623 chromosome 10, Sorghum_bicolor_NCBIv3, whole genome shotgun sequence genome and harbors:
- the LOC8069340 gene encoding RNA polymerase II C-terminal domain phosphatase-like 4 isoform X2, with protein sequence MSLAEAPSPSPSSSSGSDDFAALLDSELELASGADSAFPGDPSSAFPAATDDEDEDEDEDEDPEVEAVEQNGTKRRRVEEQLQDQGTSVRPDKIPTGASKNVQVEACPHPGYFGGLCFRCGKPQDEENVSGVAFGYIHKGLRLGTSEIDRLRGADLKNLLRERKLVLILDLDHTLINSTKLQDISSAEKDLGIQTAASKDDPNRSIFSLDSMQMLTKLRPFVREFLKEASNMFEMYIYTMGDKAYAIEIAKLLDPSNIYFPSKVISNSDCTQRHQKGLDVILGAESVAVILDDTEYVWQKHKENLILMERYHFFASSCRQFGFGVRSLSESMQDERESDGALATVLDVLKRIHSIFFDLAVETDLSSQDVRQVIKAVRKEILQGCKIVFSRVFPNNTRPQEQMLWKMAEHLGAVCSTDVDSSVTHVVTVDLGTEKARWGVANKKFLVHPRWIEAANFRWHRQPEEDFPVTAPKEKSRDIDNAVAGKKETSKDKEKETMKGKEENAAAGQKETMKDKEENTVADQKETGNDETNVAGQEKDGAKENAVATSTTGYPTDS
- the LOC8069340 gene encoding RNA polymerase II C-terminal domain phosphatase-like 4 isoform X1 codes for the protein MSLAEAPSPSPSSSSGSDDFAALLDSELELASGADSAFPGDPSSAFPAATDDEDEDEDEDEDPEVEAVEQNGLKLGQDMQAWALARSLSSLLCTKRRRVEEQLQDQGTSVRPDKIPTGASKNVQVEACPHPGYFGGLCFRCGKPQDEENVSGVAFGYIHKGLRLGTSEIDRLRGADLKNLLRERKLVLILDLDHTLINSTKLQDISSAEKDLGIQTAASKDDPNRSIFSLDSMQMLTKLRPFVREFLKEASNMFEMYIYTMGDKAYAIEIAKLLDPSNIYFPSKVISNSDCTQRHQKGLDVILGAESVAVILDDTEYVWQKHKENLILMERYHFFASSCRQFGFGVRSLSESMQDERESDGALATVLDVLKRIHSIFFDLAVETDLSSQDVRQVIKAVRKEILQGCKIVFSRVFPNNTRPQEQMLWKMAEHLGAVCSTDVDSSVTHVVTVDLGTEKARWGVANKKFLVHPRWIEAANFRWHRQPEEDFPVTAPKEKSRDIDNAVAGKKETSKDKEKETMKGKEENAAAGQKETMKDKEENTVADQKETGNDETNVAGQEKDGAKENAVATSTTGYPTDS